AGCCCACAGCCTTGGGCCATATCACAGGACCTATGCCTTTAAGAAGTACCGGATTGGGTTTCCTGGTTGGCTACTGTGGGTCCCTGTTGATCATGCCGACAGCATGGCCACTCATAGCCTTATGGGCGGGTGTAGGCGCTGGCGCGGGCGCTGGGGTTGGCCTGCCTCTTACGTATATCCTGAACAAACAAAGTGAAGTGCGTCACATGATCACCCTTGAAACCGTGTTTAACGCCTATCTCAAAGACAAAAAGTGGGCAGATATTGTCACCATCAAGCCAAAAGATGATGGCGGATATGCAGAGGCATGCTATGAACAATACAAAAATCCTTTTGTTTTGCGTGCGCTCAACACCCTACGCGGCCAAGAAAAAAACGTGGAGCGCAAGGATCGCAAACCCCTGCATTATGTCTTTGGCAATCGATATTCTTTTGTGGATGATCAAAGCACGAACACCTGAAAGGCATCATCATAAAGCCGCATCCTTCCCCGTGAGGGCATCCACACCTGATGGATATGCGTTCTGTTGACCTGTGGCCTGAGGGTTTCTTGAACGCGGATAGGCGTTGCGATGATGTGGCAGTGATGCATCGCGGTCATGTGGTGCACATCGACAATCTGTTTCTTCGCCTAGGCTTTTCAAACTTTTCAAGCCCTTATCTCACACGTGTGCACAACAATTTGTCTCTCACCCCTGCATCCCAATCTTGACTTTTTGACAAAAAATGACACAATATCAAATCATTAATGGCAAGGGATGATCTCATGCGCATGGTAGCTTTTTTTCTATGGATAGGTTTTGTGGGCAACCTGATGGCCCCACCCACGCCCTCAAACCAAGATCAACCCGATGAACATCGCAGCGCGCCCCCCAAGGGGCCCCTCTTTCTTTCACTGAAGAACACCTGAATAAAAAGGTCGCGCCAACACTTGGGTTTGCTTTTGTTGAAAAACATATGCATGACTTCACCACTGCCATCCGTTGCCTTGAAGGCGCAGAAAAAGAACTGGATAGGATCACAGCTTTATTGCAAGATCCAAGAATGGTGTTTATGCCTGGCTTTTCTGAAAAACAAGCACATTATGAGAGAGAAAATATTTCTACTCTTCTGCTGTTGCTACAAGCAAAACGTACGGACCTAGAACTGAAGCTCTTTCTTAACACCTTATTAACTTCACCAAACAAGGATGGCCTCTGTCAGTTTAATGAAGATGTTAATGAGGGATTCTTGCAATCTGGTGGAGAGCTTTTTTCAAGGGTAAAAAACACATGTCGGCAGATAAGCTATCAGGAACCATGGTTTGATACCAAAGACTTGGCTGCTGAGACGCCTGTCTTTAACGTCCCTTTTTACCCTCAATCCCCAAACTATGACACGCTTACTACGGTGGTGCGCTTAACTCACTATGGTGACATGATGGTTGACACCCGTGATCATCAAGGCCGCTACGCATGGTTTGCCATCGTCTTTTTTGAAAACCAGGAGGGGAGGTTTCCGTCCGACTGGCACAGCATCGAGCCCCCATTTCCTTCAAGGGTGAGGGTAAAACTTTTTCGTGCCCCCGGGTATGGGGATGAAGACCGCACCTATGGCGATGTTGCGTTTGATCCTTCAGACGATGAAGCTGGCGCACCCTTGACCTCTTCTTCTTTTTGTCTTGAAGAGCCCGATATCATGTGGCATGGCAAATAAGAGTGTGCCAATCCCAGAATCAAGGCTCCCATCGCATACCGTGACAATCTTAAGCTGAGCCACCTTGAATGGGCACTTCATGCCCCCCTCACCATTCACCGTTTTTTCCATGAACTGAACGGTATGCGCCTTGATGATCACACCTTTCCTGGCTTCATCCCATGTGATAGATTCCCAGAACCGCGGGCACTCCATCAGACAACCTTTACCCTGGCCTTTCTGCGGAGATTTCTGCCTATCGAAGAAATTGGCCCCTTTCCTGAGGAATATTTCCCTAACTATCAACAACCCACGAGCTTGTGGTCAAGAGCTGTACACCGTGCAGGGCGCCTATACGATGCGCTGGCAGAAAGAGAAGGGCCGGCTATCCCCAGCCTCTTGCGGATGCTTGAGCTTCGATACCTGGCAGGGCCGTTGGCCGTGGGGCCTCGTTTTGTGTTGACCCGCAATCAAAGAGACAAAGATTTTAAGGATTCCTATAGTACTAAGACACTTTATGAAAAATTTTATATGAATCACGTTTTTCCTTACGTATATAGGAACGACAGAGGGGGCTTTGACCCCGAAGAGGCCATCGTAAAATTTTTTCCCTGTGTGGCCTATAGGTTGCTGGGAGAGCCAGGCAGCTAACAAAGCATCGCTCGGTCAATCATCAGCATGCCCAAATCCGAGCACCTGGGGTAATCCGGGCGTCTGGGATCAGGTCTGCCTCAATCCGGCTGCCGCCTCAATCCTTATAAAGGCACGCTTAGAGGGGCACCCCCTCAGCATAGCATGTGCTTTCTTGGCCCCCCAAAAACAGATTGTTGTGGTCTGCTGTGCTCTTTATTTCTTTTTTAAGAACCCACGATTGACTTGCCAAAAAAAAATGCGATAGAGTCAACATTGGCAAATATATTATTGGTAAAAAAACGCTTTTCTGGGCGCAACCCTTTCTTTTTTATCTAAAAAAAAGCAAGAAAATAATTTTTATACATTTATTTTTTGTTTATAATAACAGAAAGTGCCAATAAAGTGTTTTTTATATAAAAGAATAGCGTGCATGTTGAAGCGCCTTTTATTTCCTACCTTCATCTTTCTCCTTGGGGGTGCCCTCACCATGACAGGCGACCGGCTTTACAAAAAGTGGAACCGGGTGCGCTTTCATCGGACCGCCGATGCCTCGCCTCCTTTAGACACGCAGAGCAAGATTCTCGCATCACAAACCTCTCCTGACCTGGCGCACGACCTTTATCAATTAATGCAGATCAGCCACGAGGTTTTTGACACGCTCCACATCACCTATTGGGCGGATGGCGGCACGCTGTTAGGAGCGATTCGCAATGCCGGCCTGATTTTAACAGATGATGACGTGGATCTGGCGATTTTACACAAAGATGAACCCAAGCTTATGAACGAGGTGAAGCGTCACCTCGAGGCCCGCGGTTGCACCATCATTGCCGTTGAGCCGTGCTATAAAATATGCTTTATCAAAGACCTGAAAGTGAACCCACAGAGCCAAGGTGAGGCCGACCGTTATCTCGAGCCGACCACAGGCGTTGATATCTTCCCCATGCAAGAAGCAACGCCGGGCATCTTGACCTACAGCAACGCCCACGCAGACGCGTTATGGTCAGGCACAAACTTTTATCATAAGCGTCACGTCTTTCCCTTACAGAAAAAACCGTTTGGGCCGTTGATGATTTTTGTCCCCTATGATCCCTACCCTCATCTAGATTTGTCTTATCCCGGCTGGAACACGCGCGCGTATATTTCGAATTACCACAAACCTGGCAACCCCATTGAGCCCTTCACGGTGCCCCTCACGCCTGAACTGCGCAAACCTGCCCCTTGGCGGGCGGGGTTTGAGTATATCCCAGGCCAACAAGCGGCCATGCCGCCCACGATCGATATCACGCGCGATTTCCCGAACGCGCCACAACCAGAAGGTTAGCGGCGAATCACGAAAGGCGTGGCCGCAATCATCACCACCATCCCTATGACAAACGTGCCGCTCACCATCTCGCCCAAAAAGAGAACGCCAAACAAGGCGCTGATGGCAAAACGCCATAAACTGAGCGGGGCCAACACATTGAGGTCTGTCAACGACAAGGCTTTGGCCAGGGACCATTGCGCAAGCCACTCAATGCCGCCAATCAGCAGTAAAAAAAGCCATTCCTCCCCCGTAGGCATCGACCACTTCAAGGCCGCGGCTGTGCCAATAAAAAGGCTATTGAGACCCAGTAAAGACAAGGTGGCCTCATAGGGCGGCACACTGACCAACATTTTCTTGGCAGCCACATTCGCACCCACATAGCCCAGAATAAACACGACAGGCAACAACCACGCTTCAAGCGGCGTGCCTTGATGGTGGAATTGGGCAGACCACACTTCTTGACGAATCAAAATCGGCGCTGCTAGCAAAAGAAGACACAAGGCACCAAAGCGTGCACGCGTGGTGGTTTCCTTCAACAACCACAAGGCTGCCAGAAACGTGACCAGGGGCGCCATCAAGCGAAAAGACACCGCAATGCTTAAGGGATAGATGCGCAGGGCGCAAAACCACCCTAAAAACGCCAAACTGGCCATCATGCTGCGCGCCACGGCCCACAAGGGCGCACGGGTAATCACAGACGCGATAAATGACCGCGGCGATTGGATGTGCCAAAGGGCAAGCCCCAAAAACGGCACCCCCACCTGAAAAAAAGCCACCACGCTGGGCGACAGGTGCGTGCCTTTCTTTTGCATCCAGCACGCCAGCATAGAAATCACCGCAAAACATGTTGTGGAAACAAACTTCCAAAACACGCCCCTTAAATGGTTATAGCCTGTGTCTGTGCATGCACGTGAGAGAAAGCGAGTGAAGGGGGTGAACAACGTCAAGAAAGTCTGCGCAACGGATGTCTATTGTCAAGTCTTACCTATTCTTCTACGCTAGAGACGTAAAGATGTCATCCCCACCAAGGAGCTTTCTTTGACCAAGACGTCACCTGATCCGAGCGCCCGGCGCGCCGACCTTAAAAAACGCACCTCATCGCGGCTTATGTTTGTGCAGGCGCTCTACCAGTCCGAACATAGTGAAGACAGCCTCCATGTCTTGGGCAAAGATTTTTGTGAGGATCCGTTAAAATCTTTTTTGGTGGATGAGGGCATTGTGGCAGACCCGGCCTATTTTAAAAAACTACTTTCTGTGTTTGAACACGATATCCACCTTTTTGACGAACGGATTAATGGTTTTTTAACTTTACCTTGGCATTTTGAGCGTCTTGAACCCATTCTTCTTTCGATTTTACGTGCTGGATCTGCTGAACTTTTTTCCATGAGGGATGTCCCTGAACAACTCATCATCAATGAATATGTCACGCTGGCCCACGGTTTTTTTCATCAAAAAGAGCCAGCTTTGGTGCACACGATTTTGGATAAAATGGCACACCTTTTTCGCCACCCCCACGAAACACGCAACGAAACGCCTTAACCTCACCTTGGCTATCCTTTTGTGGATCACGTTTCCTGCCCTGGGCATCGCTGAGGAAACCAAGCTTGAAAATCGTAACCCCAGTGTTGGCAAGGTTCATATACAAAACCACGCCGTGGTGGACAAGGCCCCCTTTTTTCTTCTCAAACCCTTTCGCGTCATGGTGCTCAGTGATAAAGGGCCCATCGCCATTTTACGCGCTGACGTTATTGTGGAAACCCATGACGAAACCTCAAAGAAAAAGCTGGAAAAATTTTTACCCCGCATTTATAGCCGGCTCTTAGAAGATTTTTATGGCCTGGCCTATCTTTTGTGGGGGTCAGGCTATCACCCCGACCTTATGTCCATCAAAAACCGCACAGAACGCCTGGTGCGCAAGGAAGTTCATGAAGACTTGGTGCGCGACGTTTTTGTGCAAAAAGTGTTCATCAAGCCCATGCCGCCCGTGCGCAATGACAAGGCTTTCTGATAAAATCGTTACTTTATAACCAAAAAGACCACAAATAAGACATGAAGACCTTTTTGTGAGAAGAATACTCGTCTTCTTAAGTAAGGTTTATCTATGCGGTTTTTGTTCCTTGTGCTGAGCCTTTGTTGCAGTATGTCCCCTTTGTTGGCAAAACAGAGTTCTTTGCAGCAAGAAGGAGAAACATGCTTTGCTAAAACGTCAAGATATAGCCGACGCTCTTTTTCTGGGCTCTTCTCACAAATCAAAAGATATGGATCATTTTCCACACAAAAAACCTACAGTGCCTCATCCGAAAACGTTAGCCCCGCTGATGCACCAGCCTTAAGAAAAAAAGAGGCTACAAAAACCAGCGCACCCTCTCAGTCTTTGAAAGAGCGTTTTCGCCGATCCTCATTTAGCCTCTCTTCCTTCAGCTTCAAGAAAAAACGTCCCCCCAGTCAGTCATCTGAACAAAGTGTTGATTCTGGCTTCGAGTCTTTGGGTTCCACAAGTGAGCGCAATGATTCTGACTTCAGATCCTCCGGCTCAATAAACAGTCTCTCTCAACCCGCAGACGATGAGCTCACACCTTACGCCACATGTACACTTGAAAGCCTTAACGACATGGAAGAGCTTCTTCAAGCCTTAGCAGAAAAACCTAACCAAGAGCCCCCTCAGGTTTTGCCCAACGGACACGGCGGATATGTCACACGATCTGGTCACCTTTGCACGCAACATGGTGACATCCTCGCAGAACCACTTTTTTTCGACGATTCACAACAAACATGGGATTCTCCAGAGGCCTGTAAACTGTGGGCACAAGAGCAGAAAGAACAAAAACATTGCCCTCACGATGAGACAGATCATCATGCGTTTCCGTCTGTTTTATCAGCTACGGAGCTTCAACCAGAGGCAAAAAGCCTTCTCCTTGAAGAAAGCGGTTATCTTGTCCCCAATGCCCTTGATCTTAACCCTAAAAGCATGGATCACACCATAGAGATGGAGGACGGATACCTCGTACCCAACATTTCTTCTCCGCAAGGACATACATCAAACCTAGAAGCAAAAGACCACCCTCACTCGCTAGATGCGTCTCTTCAGCGACTTCGTGATGAGCTCCTTGATCTTATGAACGCTTAGATTAGATCGTCTCTTGACTGGTAGATAAAGAAGAGGGCCCAGCCCTTCTCCACACAGCCTGACCCCTTTAAGGAAAAGACCTTTTCATAAACCATACGCTACGTTTAGGACACATCCTTTAAAGGATGACAAATCCCAAGGAGTTTCGTGTTACCTGACGTCATTGTTTGTAGCCTAGCACAGACGGCGCTGAAAACCACGCGCGTGATAGGTATGCAGACGCTTCTCTTGATATTTTTCCCTAACCTTCTTGCAGGCTCCGCGTGCCTTTTTCACCCCTTTTTATCGAATTTTTGATTAATTTAGATAAAATTGTTGATTTCAAGGGATGGTCGTTATATAATTGTTTAAAAAGCATTTTATTGAGGTTGCTATGTCCGCAAAATCAACACGACCCATTTTTGTTGGTCTCTTTTATGCTGGCTTCACCAGCGCCAGCCTTGTTTTTCTTATGTCTGTGGCCAGCATTTTTCGTGCCGCCTGCATCGATTGGGGATGGGTCACCTATCCACCCGACCTCAGTTTTTTTGGCAGGGTCTCAACCTCTGTCTATCCAGGCGCCTTGATTATGGCTTCTCTCGTTCTTCTTGTGCTCATGGCGTTAGAAACAACGTTTCTCAAACAAAAGCGCATACCCTTTGATGCACCGACGCGTCTTTATTGGTTTTATGCTTTGGGGTTTCTGTGCGTAGCCTATGGCGCTTTTGAAATTGCAGGGCTTGTCAATGATTATTTCTACCATGACCCTCTCTTGCTTTCTCGCACCATACGCGTAGGGGTGATTCTTTTTGTGCTGGCTCATGGCATCGCCCTTGTCAGGCTTGAGACAGGTTCGCCTGACCGTCTTATGTCTTTGGCCAAAGTGCGTGGATGGGTGGTCATGGTGGTCATGCTGCTGGGGCTCTTGTTAACGTTTTCGATCCTCACGCCTCAAAAAATAGCGCATAAACATAAAATGGATGCCCTTCTTCTAGGCAAAGCTATGCGCAATTATTTATCAACCAACGAGGATGACGCCTCTCAATAAGGCCCCTCACCCTCGGGGCAAAGAGAGTTAAGTGTTTCTTCAGCGCTCGTCTTTTATGATGCCTTGACCTCAGTATGGCCCTGTGCCTAAACAACAAACGCAAAGGCACCATGACAGCACTCAGCAAAACGCACACGCGCCATGATACGGTCAAGCAAGAGCTGTGCTTGGCCTATCACATTTTGGCTCACCTTGGCCTCGATGATCACACCTACACCCATCTCTCCATGCGTGCGCCTGGGGGTGATTCATTCTATATCTATCCCTTTGGCCTTAGGTTTGAGGAGGTGCACCCTGGAGTTTTATTACGCATCTCTTTGGCAGGCGATATCTTAGAAGGCCATGAGCTTCACTATAACCAAACGGGCTATATCACCCACAAAGCCCTTTATATAGCGCGCCCTGATGTGCAGGCCATTTTTCATCTCCACACCCCAGCCAGCGTGGCGGTGTCGGCCACCCAAGACGGACTTTTACCCCTCAGTCAGTGGGCTCTCCATTTCTATCAGCGCGTGCGCTATCATGACTATGACGCTCTTCTGCTTTCAGACGCGCAAGGCGAAGCCATGGTCCGCGACATGGGTCAAGAACACGTGCTTTTTATGCGTCATCACGGTTTTGTCACCACAGGACGCACCGCAGCTGAAGCCTTATTCTACACCTACCACCTTGAACAAGCTTGCAAAACCCAGTGTTTAGCCAAAGGCATGAACGCACCGCTCCGTCACCTAAGCAAAGACGTCTGCACCAAAGCCAACGAGGTGTTGCTCGCTTTTGAAAAAGACCTAGGTAGGCGCGATTGGCAAGCCTGGCAACGGGTGCTTGGCCACAAAATTAATAGCCAATAAAAAATTAATAAAAACAAATAAGATACTTTTTTATATTTTAAAAAAATAATTTTATCTTAAATTAGCGCATATTTTTATTTTATAAGATGGTGTTAATTGATAAAATCGTTTTTGTTATTGTGTTGTGTCAGTGCTTCTTTATCCTGTGTGAACCATGCTTTCATGCTATCCAGGCGATCCTGGTCTAGAGGGTGCTATCCCTCTCATAACTTCTTCGTCAACGTCAGACAGCCCTGATGAATCAGGCTCCTCTTCCCGCGCACTTTCTCACTCTTTTTGGTTTCCTACCACAAAAACCAAGAAGCTGGCCTTCCTTGGTTTGGCTT
The Candidatus Hepatobacter penaei DNA segment above includes these coding regions:
- the nusB gene encoding transcription antitermination factor NusB, with the translated sequence MTKTSPDPSARRADLKKRTSSRLMFVQALYQSEHSEDSLHVLGKDFCEDPLKSFLVDEGIVADPAYFKKLLSVFEHDIHLFDERINGFLTLPWHFERLEPILLSILRAGSAELFSMRDVPEQLIINEYVTLAHGFFHQKEPALVHTILDKMAHLFRHPHETRNETP
- a CDS encoding class II aldolase/adducin family protein encodes the protein MTALSKTHTRHDTVKQELCLAYHILAHLGLDDHTYTHLSMRAPGGDSFYIYPFGLRFEEVHPGVLLRISLAGDILEGHELHYNQTGYITHKALYIARPDVQAIFHLHTPASVAVSATQDGLLPLSQWALHFYQRVRYHDYDALLLSDAQGEAMVRDMGQEHVLFMRHHGFVTTGRTAAEALFYTYHLEQACKTQCLAKGMNAPLRHLSKDVCTKANEVLLAFEKDLGRRDWQAWQRVLGHKINSQ
- a CDS encoding DMT family transporter; protein product: MFWKFVSTTCFAVISMLACWMQKKGTHLSPSVVAFFQVGVPFLGLALWHIQSPRSFIASVITRAPLWAVARSMMASLAFLGWFCALRIYPLSIAVSFRLMAPLVTFLAALWLLKETTTRARFGALCLLLLAAPILIRQEVWSAQFHHQGTPLEAWLLPVVFILGYVGANVAAKKMLVSVPPYEATLSLLGLNSLFIGTAAALKWSMPTGEEWLFLLLIGGIEWLAQWSLAKALSLTDLNVLAPLSLWRFAISALFGVLFLGEMVSGTFVIGMVVMIAATPFVIRR
- a CDS encoding LicD family protein — protein: MLKRLLFPTFIFLLGGALTMTGDRLYKKWNRVRFHRTADASPPLDTQSKILASQTSPDLAHDLYQLMQISHEVFDTLHITYWADGGTLLGAIRNAGLILTDDDVDLAILHKDEPKLMNEVKRHLEARGCTIIAVEPCYKICFIKDLKVNPQSQGEADRYLEPTTGVDIFPMQEATPGILTYSNAHADALWSGTNFYHKRHVFPLQKKPFGPLMIFVPYDPYPHLDLSYPGWNTRAYISNYHKPGNPIEPFTVPLTPELRKPAPWRAGFEYIPGQQAAMPPTIDITRDFPNAPQPEG